The Mycolicibacterium mucogenicum DSM 44124 genomic sequence ACATCGCACGCGGGCTCGAAAACGGCAAGGGCGTCATCCTGGCGGTGCCGCACAGCGGCAACTGGGACATGGCCGGCGTCTCGGTGGTGCACCAGTACGGCAAGTTCACCACCGTCGCCGAGCGGCTCAAGCCCGAGTCGCTGTACAACCGCTTCGTCGAGTACCGCGAATCGCTGGGGTTCGAGATCCTGCCGCTGACCGGAGGAGTCCGCCCGCCGTTCGACGTCCTGACCGAGCGGCTGCAGGAGGGCCGCATCGTCTGCCTCATGGCGGACCGGGACCTGTCGCGAAATGGCGTGCAGGTCAACCTTTTCGGCGAGCCGACTCGTATGCCGGCCGGTGCGGCCAAGCTGGCCGTCACCACCGGTGCGACGCTGCTGACCGTGCACTGCTGGAACAAACCCAACGACTGGCAGTTCGATGTCTCGGCGCCGCTCGACACGTCCAGCGGCGACGTCGCGGCCATCACCCAGGACCTTGCCACCCGCTTCGAGGCGGGCATCGCCGCGCACCCCACCGACTGGCACATGCTGCAGCCGCAGTGGCTGGCCGACTTGTCCGAGGAACGTCGGGCCCGGTTGGCCGGGAACGACTGATGCGCATCGGCATGGTGTG encodes the following:
- a CDS encoding phosphatidylinositol mannoside acyltransferase, with product MSVPTGGVPSFGGFDVPMGEQLKDLGYAAGWGLIRTMPEFAARNMFDAGALYAARGGGPEQLRKNLARVLGVRPAKVPGRIIRASLASYARYWREAFRLPSMNQRTLGERLRHCLVGTEHIARGLENGKGVILAVPHSGNWDMAGVSVVHQYGKFTTVAERLKPESLYNRFVEYRESLGFEILPLTGGVRPPFDVLTERLQEGRIVCLMADRDLSRNGVQVNLFGEPTRMPAGAAKLAVTTGATLLTVHCWNKPNDWQFDVSAPLDTSSGDVAAITQDLATRFEAGIAAHPTDWHMLQPQWLADLSEERRARLAGND